One Prunus dulcis chromosome 8, ALMONDv2, whole genome shotgun sequence DNA window includes the following coding sequences:
- the LOC117638150 gene encoding basic salivary proline-rich protein 2-like has product MSDHSHHQPPPQQQPLNDVPPQQQPPQGYPPPNDGYPNNIYPPPPPSPPPEGHSKYAHLPPSYPPQGNSGDVYPPLGQGREQEQSCDVYPQQGQGREQEQSRDVYPPQGQGQRQEQSNNIYPPQEQSSNVYPTRGQRQGEEQSGDIYPPRGQGQEQEQLRDIYSPQAQGQEQSRGIYPPQGQGQEQSRDVYPPQVQEKEQPRDVYSPQGQGQGHSPHRGYPPPGYPQGSPPPGYPPHGYPPQGYPYPPQGYPSPGYPPPGYPPHGFPSPGYPPHYRPPPPHHQPNPSTSSTGCLQGCLAALCCCCMLDCLWGGI; this is encoded by the exons ATGAGTGATCACAGCCACCACCAGCCTCCTCCTCAACAGCAGCCTCTCAATGATGTTCCTCCTCAGCAGCAGCCTCCTCAAG GTTATCCACCACCAAATGATGGATATCCCAACAACATTTATCCACCGCCGCCACCGTCACCACCACCTGAAGGACATTCCAAATACGCTCACCTGCCACCTTCATATCCCCCACAAGGAAATTCAGGGGATGTTTATCCCCCGCTAGGACAAGGACGAGAACAAGAACAATCATGTGATGTTTATCCCCAGCAAGGACAAGGACGAGAACAAGAACAATCACGCGATGTTTATCCCCCACAAGGGCAAGGACAAAGACAAGAACAATCAAACAACATTTATCCCCCACAAGAACAATCAAGCAATGTTTATCCCACACGAGGACAAAGACAAGGAGAAGAACAATCGGGGGACATTTATCCCCCTCGAGGACAAGggcaagaacaagaacaattgAGGGACATTTATTCCCCACAAGCACAAGGACAAGAACAATCCAGGGGCATTTACCCCCCACAAGGACAAGGACAAGAACAATCAAGGGATGTTTATCCCCCACAAgtacaagaaaaagaacaacCGAGGGACGTGTATTCCCCACAAGGACAAGGACAAGGACATTCTCCACATCGTGGGTATCCTCCTCCAGGCTATCCTCAAGGTTCTCCACCTCCTGGATATCCTCCTCATGGTTATCCTCCTCAAGGTTATCCTTACCCTCCCCAAGGCTATCCTTCCCCAGGCTATCCTCCTCCCGGATATCCTCCCCATGGCTTTCCTTCTCCTGGATACCCCCCACATTACCGTCCACCGCCTCCCCATCATCAACCAAATCCTAGTACCAGTAGCACGGGTTGTCTACAAGGCTG